From a single Arachis hypogaea cultivar Tifrunner chromosome 3, arahy.Tifrunner.gnm2.J5K5, whole genome shotgun sequence genomic region:
- the LOC112789533 gene encoding uncharacterized protein, whose amino-acid sequence MEGTTNLVVYRDGEIIRNTHEGVRFVSQNPFSFVVPCTMTFMELQNGLCQSMENGTLMRVSRILYRNPVVVFGGLIQFDTMPITDEVTMHNMFQIHRQTQMRQPHIELYVEFETVEAEGIQNELEVEDDRAAVYEGMNSDSEEDFEATYEAGDEDEDGDVGVEKAAHNVVVHPSISQPMNVPPFMRELDLDAMHAPEFPEYSNIGVPDPEDGEFRIGVEYSSRKSVVAAIRSYTIARGVDYEVYESEPQTFYAKCKMYGRGCDWLIRASVIRKKGCWEIRRYNGRHTCTTGVISQDHSKLDSDTVAEAIRPLVETDPSIKVKTIIAEVQSRFNYTISYRKAWLAKQKSIANVFGDWEESYQALPWWLSVMVQKIPGSVVQIETRPLYNGNEEAQGVKILHRVFWSFNPCVRAFRHCKPLVQVDGTHLYGKYKGTLLVAVAQDGNQNIVPIAFALVEGETADAWHFFLRNLRMHVVRKDGVGMISDRHESIRAAVNRSGSDWQPPRAWWMFCIRHIGSNFLRAFKVPHLQKLVVNIGYSRTVEEYNINYKRLEERGEAYARWCDAIGLRHWVLAFDEGHRWGHMTTNLVECINSVLKGARNLPVLALVRATYYRLNELFVRKSAESYERKRAGHTYSVFAQQRIEASMQQAGNIVVHRFDRRNEVFEVREMTSGKVLVVDLARRTFDCGHFQVERIPCRHVIACCANQRIDWHVYVHDVYKMSEVRKVYKFEFSPLGDAETWPPYEGPTLVANPALRRTSKGRPKLTRYLNEMDSRDMRGPRICRLCGAQGHSRSRCPQRAGSSGGGE is encoded by the exons ATGGAGGGTACTACAAACTTGGTAGTGTATCGCGACGGTGAGATAATACGTaatactcatgagggagtgagGTTTGTGAGCCAGAATCCGTTTTCGTTTGTGGTTCCATGCACCATGACGTTTATGGAACTTCAGAATGGTCTCTGCCAAAGCATGGAGAACGGAACGTTAATGAGAGTGAGCAGAATTCTGTACCGGAATCCGGTTGTagtttttggtggtctaatacagtttgataCCATGCCAATTACTGACGAAGTGACTATGCATAATATGTTTCAAATTCACCGGCAGACGCAGATGCGACAGCCACATATTgagctgtatgttgagtttgaaaccGTAGAGGCGGAAGGGATTCAAAATGAATTAGAGGTGGAGGATGATAGAGCAGCAGTGTACGAGGGAATGAATAGTGACAGCGAAGAGGACTTCGAAGCTACTTATGAAGCCGGCGACGAAGACGAGGATGGTGATGTGGGAGTTGAGAAAGCAGCTCATAATGTAGTGGTTCACCCATCGATTAGTCAACCGATGAACGTGCCACCTTTTATGCGTGAGTTGGATCTCGACGCCATGCATGCACCGGAGTTTCCGGAATATTCAAACATAG GCGTTCCTGATCCCGAGGACGGAGAGTTCCGGATTGGAGTGGAATACAGTTCTAGAAAGTCGGTCGTGGCAGCAATTAGAAGTTACACTATCGCTAGAGGAGTTGACTACGaagtgtatgagtctgagccacaAACGTTCTATGCAAAGTGCAAGATGTACGGGCGTGGGTGCGACTGGCTTATCCGAGCCAGCGTGATACGGAAAAAAGGTTGTTGGGAGATACGCAGATACAACGGTAGGCACACGTGCACAACTGGAGTGATTTCACAGGATCATTCCAAGTTGGACTCGGACACAGTTGCTGAGGCTATAAGGCCATTGGTCGAGACTGACCCGTCCATAAAGGTGAAAACTATAATAGCCGAAGTCCAGTCAAGGTTCAACTATACCATCAGTTAccgaaaggcttggttggcaaaacAGAAGTCCATAGCGAATGTTTTCGGTGATTGGGAGGAGAGTTACCAAGCCTTGCCGTGGTGGCTCTCGGTTATGGTTCAGAAGATTCCTGGGTCAGTTGTGCAGATAGAAACACGCCCACTCTACAATGGGAATGAAGAGGCTCAAGGGGTAAAAATACTTCATCGCGTATTttggagtttcaatccatgcGTTAGGGCATTCAGGCATTGCAAACCCCTAGTACAGGTTGACGGAACACACCTATATGGAAAGTACAAAGGTACACTTCTGGTAGctgttgcacaagatgggaaccaGAACATTGTGCCTATTGCTTTTGCTTTAGTGGAGGGGGAGACAGCTGATGCGTGGCACTTCTTTCTAAGGAATCTGCGAATGCATGTTGTTAGAAAAGATGGTGTGGGTATGATCTCGGACCGGCATGAGTCAATTCGGGCAGCGGTAAATCGTTCCGGAAGTGACTGGCAACCTCCAAGAGCATGGTGGATGTTTTGTATAAGGCACATCGGCAGCAACTTCCTACGCGCATTCAAAGTCCCTCACTTGCAGAAGCTTGTGGTCAATATTGGGTATTCAAGAACGGTGGAGGAGTATAACATCAACTATAAGAGGTTGGAAGAGCGAGGTGAGGCATATGCCAGGTGGTGCGATGCCATTGGGCTTAGACATTGGGTATTGGCATTCGACGAGGGACATCGTTGGGGCCATATGACGACGAACCTTGTCGAGTGCATTAACTCAGTGTTGAAGGGTGCCCGTAATCTACCTGTGTTGGCACTAGTTCGAGCAACATATTATCGGTTAAATGAACTTTTTGTGCGGAAGAGTGCTGAATCTTACGAACGCAAACGTGCGGGACATACTTACTCCGTATTCGCACAGCAGCGGATAGAGGCAAGTATGCAACAGGCTGGGAATATAGTCGTGCACCGTTTTGACAGACGGAATGAAGTATTTGAGGTGCGCGAAATGACTAGTGGAAAGGTGTTAGTCGTTGATCTTGCACGACGTACGTTTGACTGTGGGCACTTTCAGGTAGAACGAATACCATGTCGTCATGTTATTGCTTGCTGTGCTAACCAGCGAATCGATTGGCACGTGTATGTGCATGACGTGTACAAGATGTCAGAAGTTCGTAAGGTATATAAATTTGAGTTCTCACCGTTAGGTGATGCGGAGACATGGCCTCCGTATGAGGGACCCACATTAGTCGCTAATCCCGCCTTGAGGCGAAcgtcaaaaggtcgaccaaaatTGACCAGATACTTGAACGAAATGGACTCACGCGACATGCGTGGTCCTCGGATATGCCGTCTCTGTGGTGCCCAGGGACATAGTCGGAGTCGATGTCCTCAGCGTGCCGGATCGAGTGGTGGGGGGGAATGA